The following are encoded in a window of Mycobacterium vicinigordonae genomic DNA:
- a CDS encoding alpha/beta hydrolase codes for MSTMNGTPDLPTKFVAAVMYALLRPVSAILPANRWSVAIVRAVLHVMCLASTPVRGTVIQPVTGEVSGEWVRAGRSPVSAGSQPKGKRAILLLHGSGYVACSPRTHRGFASYLSHYSGIPVFVARYRRAPEHRFPAAADDAMSAYRWLLDEGIPAEGIAIVGDSAGGHLAITLTMQASQNGLPMPAALALFGPLVDPTFAASVADPRVRFNPFDPRGAKRILAMYVGDHDVADPRLSVLNGELGELPPVQLHYGSREVMRRDAEMLDTRIREAGGVCQSYLWPGQVHGYWILPRLLADARRSVDTAASFLAAATSADPLGPAASA; via the coding sequence ATGTCGACGATGAACGGGACTCCGGATCTGCCCACGAAGTTTGTTGCCGCAGTCATGTACGCGTTACTGCGACCGGTTTCCGCGATCCTGCCGGCGAACCGGTGGAGTGTCGCGATTGTGCGTGCGGTGCTACACGTTATGTGTCTGGCCAGCACGCCGGTTCGTGGCACGGTAATCCAACCGGTCACCGGCGAAGTGAGCGGTGAATGGGTTCGGGCGGGACGTTCACCAGTGAGTGCAGGCTCGCAACCCAAGGGGAAGCGGGCAATCCTGCTGCTGCACGGAAGTGGGTACGTGGCGTGTTCACCTCGCACCCACCGCGGTTTTGCTTCCTACCTGTCGCATTATTCCGGCATACCAGTTTTCGTTGCGAGGTACCGGCGTGCTCCGGAGCACCGCTTTCCCGCGGCGGCGGACGACGCGATGTCGGCATACCGTTGGCTACTTGACGAGGGGATCCCAGCCGAGGGAATCGCTATCGTGGGGGATTCCGCAGGTGGCCACCTCGCCATCACACTGACTATGCAAGCCAGTCAGAATGGCCTCCCGATGCCGGCCGCTTTGGCTTTGTTCGGGCCGCTGGTCGATCCGACGTTCGCGGCGTCGGTCGCCGACCCGAGGGTGCGATTCAATCCGTTCGACCCGCGCGGGGCAAAGCGCATTCTGGCCATGTACGTGGGCGACCACGATGTCGCCGACCCACGCCTGAGCGTTCTGAACGGCGAACTCGGCGAGCTGCCGCCGGTGCAACTGCACTACGGCAGCAGAGAGGTGATGCGACGTGATGCTGAGATGCTCGACACCCGAATCCGTGAGGCGGGTGGGGTCTGTCAGAGCTATCTATGGCCGGGACAGGTTCATGGGTACTGGATACTTCCCCGGCTGTTGGCCGACGCCCGCCGAAGCGTCGATACGGCGGCGAGTTTCTTGGCCGCCGCAACCAGTGCAGACCCCTTGGGTCCCGCGGCATCGGCGTAG
- a CDS encoding acyl-CoA dehydrogenase family protein, with the protein MIEWSETDLMVRDTVRQFIDKEIRPNLDALETGELPPYPIARKLFSQFGLDALAAESVKKMLERERARQNGEPVEKVSGSDGLGGMGGAQGSMAAVLISELAGVSIGLLSTASVSLGLGAATIASRGTLAQKERWLPDLMTLKKIAAWAITEPDSGSDAFGGMKTYVKRDGEDYILNGQKTFITNGPYADVLVVYAKLDEGDPSVEKRNRPVLVFVLDAGMDGLTQGKPFKKMGMMSSPTGELFFDNVRLSRDRLLGESEQHDGGDGRESARANFSTERIGIAMMALGIINECHRLCVDYAKSRTLWGKNIGQFQLIQLKLAKMEIARMNVQNMVFHTIERQQAGKPLTLAEASAIKLYSSEAATDVAMEAVQLFGGNGYMAEYRVEQLARDAKSLMIYAGSNEVQVTHIAKGLLGG; encoded by the coding sequence GAGATCCGGCCCAACCTGGACGCCCTGGAAACCGGTGAGCTCCCGCCCTATCCAATCGCGCGAAAGCTGTTCAGCCAGTTCGGCTTGGATGCGTTGGCCGCCGAATCGGTCAAGAAGATGCTTGAGCGTGAGCGCGCCAGGCAAAACGGTGAGCCCGTCGAAAAGGTAAGCGGTTCAGACGGCCTCGGTGGTATGGGTGGTGCACAGGGGTCGATGGCTGCGGTGCTCATCTCCGAACTCGCCGGGGTCAGCATCGGGCTGCTGAGTACCGCGTCGGTCAGCCTCGGTCTGGGCGCGGCGACCATCGCCAGCCGCGGTACCCTCGCGCAGAAAGAACGCTGGCTGCCCGACCTGATGACGCTGAAAAAGATTGCCGCGTGGGCGATCACCGAACCCGACTCCGGTTCGGATGCGTTCGGGGGCATGAAGACCTACGTCAAGCGGGACGGGGAAGACTACATCCTGAACGGGCAGAAGACGTTCATCACCAATGGACCCTACGCTGACGTGCTGGTGGTCTACGCCAAGCTGGACGAGGGCGATCCGTCGGTAGAGAAGCGCAACCGGCCGGTGCTGGTCTTCGTCCTTGATGCCGGCATGGATGGACTCACGCAGGGCAAGCCGTTCAAGAAGATGGGCATGATGTCTTCGCCAACCGGTGAGCTGTTTTTCGACAATGTGCGCCTGAGCCGGGACCGGCTGCTCGGGGAGAGTGAACAACACGACGGCGGCGACGGCCGCGAGAGTGCGCGGGCCAATTTTTCCACCGAACGCATCGGCATCGCGATGATGGCACTGGGCATTATCAACGAATGCCACCGGCTCTGCGTGGACTACGCGAAGAGCCGCACCTTGTGGGGTAAGAACATCGGGCAGTTCCAGCTGATTCAGCTGAAGTTGGCCAAGATGGAGATTGCCCGAATGAATGTGCAGAACATGGTGTTCCACACCATCGAACGCCAGCAAGCCGGTAAGCCGCTGACGCTGGCCGAAGCGTCGGCGATCAAGCTGTATTCGTCGGAGGCGGCTACCGATGTGGCGATGGAGGCCGTGCAGCTGTTCGGCGGCAACGGTTACATGGCCGAGTACCGCGTGGAACAGCTTGCGCGCGATGCGAAGTCGCTGATGATCTACGCGGGCAGCAACGAGGTGCAGGTTACGCACATCGCCAAGGGGCTGTTGGGCGGTTGA